A genome region from Pseudomonas sp. N3-W includes the following:
- a CDS encoding ABC transporter permease: protein MDIDLLSNIFYAMVRCGTPLLLVALGELICEKSGVLNLGQEGMMLFGAVIGFIVALNSGNLWLGVLLAMLAGMLLSSLFALVALVFNANQVATGLALTIFGVGLSTFVGAAWEGKPLAGFEPVAIAYLSEIPLIGRMLFAQDLLVYLSFAIFALVAWVVLKSRVGLIIQAVGENPDAASAMGLPVLGVRTLAVLFGGAMAGLAGAYLSLAYTPMWAENMSAGRGWIALALVVFASWRVWRLLLGAYLFGLASILHLVAQGLGLAIPSSLLAMLPYVATIVVLVLLSRDALRTRLYAPVSLGQPWQGGH, encoded by the coding sequence ATGGATATCGATCTGCTGAGCAATATTTTCTATGCCATGGTCCGTTGCGGCACGCCGCTGCTATTGGTGGCGCTGGGTGAACTGATTTGCGAGAAGAGCGGCGTTCTCAATCTGGGTCAGGAAGGCATGATGCTGTTTGGCGCGGTAATCGGTTTTATCGTCGCCCTGAACAGCGGCAACCTGTGGCTCGGCGTGTTGCTGGCGATGCTTGCCGGGATGCTGCTGTCATCGCTGTTCGCACTGGTGGCGCTGGTGTTCAACGCCAATCAGGTGGCCACCGGGTTGGCGTTGACGATCTTCGGCGTGGGTTTGTCGACCTTTGTCGGCGCGGCGTGGGAGGGTAAACCGCTGGCGGGTTTCGAGCCGGTGGCAATTGCGTACCTGAGTGAAATCCCGCTGATCGGGCGCATGCTGTTTGCCCAGGATTTGCTGGTGTATCTGTCGTTCGCGATCTTTGCGCTTGTGGCATGGGTGGTTCTGAAAAGTCGCGTCGGGCTGATCATTCAAGCGGTCGGGGAAAACCCGGACGCAGCCAGTGCCATGGGCTTGCCGGTGCTGGGCGTGCGCACATTGGCGGTGCTGTTCGGCGGAGCGATGGCCGGGTTGGCCGGGGCTTATCTGTCCCTGGCCTATACACCGATGTGGGCGGAAAACATGAGCGCCGGCCGTGGCTGGATTGCCTTGGCACTGGTGGTGTTTGCCAGTTGGCGGGTGTGGCGTTTGCTGCTGGGCGCTTATCTGTTCGGGCTCGCCAGCATCCTGCACCTGGTGGCGCAGGGACTGGGGCTGGCGATTCCGTCGAGCCTGCTGGCGATGCTGCCGTATGTCGCAACTATTGTAGTGCTGGTGCTGTTGTCCCGGGATGCGCTGCGTACGCGGTTGTATGCGCCGGTGTCGTTGGGGCAGCCGTGGCAGGGTGGGCATTGA
- a CDS encoding ABC transporter permease, producing the protein MLLSLEPRGQQSRLMLWCSPLLAAVLTLGCGSLLFIALGHDPLLTLHTLLIAPISDWYGVSELLVKALPILLCALGLAVAYQARIWNIGAEGQLLLGALAGSALAVNIIDMQSRWALVMILLVGTLAGAAWAGLTAWLRTRFNTNEILTSIMLNYIALNLLLFCVHGPLKDPAGYNFPESAMFGDASRLPLLLKDGRVHAGVYFALLALVAVWVLLQKSFIGFQIKVLGLDKRAAGFVGFREKRLIWLVLLISGGLAGLAGVCEVTGPIGQLVPQVSPGYGYAAITVAFLGRLNPIGILFSSLLMALLYIGGESAQMSMNLPQAITQLFQGMMLFFLLASDVLILYRPRLNLRWTRRATATAVPAGVL; encoded by the coding sequence ATGCTGCTTTCTCTTGAACCCCGTGGCCAGCAATCACGCCTGATGCTCTGGTGCTCGCCGTTACTGGCGGCGGTGCTGACATTGGGCTGTGGCTCGCTGCTGTTTATCGCTCTGGGCCATGATCCACTGCTGACGCTGCATACCCTGCTGATCGCGCCGATCAGTGACTGGTATGGCGTGTCCGAACTGCTGGTCAAAGCGCTGCCGATTTTGCTCTGTGCATTGGGACTGGCCGTGGCCTATCAGGCACGCATCTGGAACATCGGCGCCGAAGGCCAATTACTGCTCGGCGCCCTGGCCGGCAGTGCGCTGGCGGTGAACATCATCGATATGCAAAGCCGTTGGGCGCTGGTGATGATTCTGCTGGTCGGCACCCTGGCCGGCGCGGCGTGGGCCGGGCTCACAGCGTGGTTGCGCACACGGTTCAACACCAATGAAATCCTGACCAGCATCATGCTCAACTATATCGCCCTAAACCTGCTGTTGTTCTGCGTACACGGGCCGTTGAAAGACCCGGCCGGGTACAACTTCCCCGAGTCGGCGATGTTTGGCGATGCCAGTCGTTTACCGTTGTTGTTGAAGGACGGCCGGGTGCACGCCGGTGTGTATTTCGCCTTGCTTGCCCTGGTCGCGGTGTGGGTGTTGTTGCAGAAAAGCTTTATCGGCTTCCAGATCAAAGTGCTGGGGCTGGACAAGCGCGCCGCCGGTTTCGTCGGCTTTCGCGAGAAGCGCCTGATCTGGCTGGTGTTGTTGATCAGCGGCGGCCTGGCGGGGTTGGCCGGGGTCTGCGAAGTCACCGGGCCGATTGGCCAACTGGTGCCGCAAGTCTCGCCGGGCTACGGCTATGCGGCGATCACCGTGGCGTTTCTCGGGCGCCTCAATCCGATTGGCATCCTGTTTTCCAGCCTGTTGATGGCGCTGCTGTACATCGGCGGCGAGAGCGCGCAAATGAGCATGAACCTGCCGCAAGCGATCACTCAATTGTTTCAGGGGATGATGCTGTTTTTCCTGCTGGCCAGTGACGTGCTGATTCTCTATCGCCCTCGCCTGAACCTGCGCTGGACCCGCCGCGCAACCGCCACCGCTGTACCCGCAGGAGTGCTGTGA
- a CDS encoding ABC transporter ATP-binding protein encodes MPNPVPIPDQTPRLRLRNISKRYPGCLANDAIDLSIAPGEIHALLGENGAGKSTLMKIIYGVTQADSGDVIWQGQRVSLRNPAQARSLGIGMVFQHFSLFETLSVAQNIALAMGAAAGTPKQLEPKIREVSRRYGMALEPERLVHSLSIGERQRVEIIRCLMQDIRLLILDEPTSVLTPQEADDLFITLRRLAAEGCSILFISHKLGEVRALCHSATVLRGGRVAGHCVPAECSDRQLAQLMVGKAATLITDYPKVAGGRVFLDIQGLSWLNPDPFGCSLKNISLEVCSGEIVGVAGVAGNGQDELLALLSGEARLNRNDAATINFAGLPVACLHPDARRRLGLAFVPAERLGHGAVPQLSLADNALLTAFQQGLVSKGMIRRSKVEALAEAIIHRFGVKTPDTRTPAKSLSGGNLQKFILGREILQQPKLLVAAHPTWGVDVGAAATIHRALIALRDAGAAILVISEDLDELFQIADRLGALCGGRLSPLHATVDTRLSDVGGWMAGQFNAPHSPVPATA; translated from the coding sequence ATGCCCAACCCCGTGCCGATCCCTGATCAAACGCCTCGTCTGCGCCTGCGCAATATCAGCAAGCGCTACCCCGGTTGCCTGGCCAACGATGCCATCGACCTGAGCATTGCCCCCGGTGAAATCCACGCCCTGCTCGGCGAAAACGGCGCGGGTAAAAGCACCTTGATGAAAATCATCTACGGCGTCACCCAGGCCGATTCGGGGGACGTGATCTGGCAAGGCCAGCGGGTGAGCCTGCGCAACCCGGCTCAGGCTCGCAGCCTTGGAATCGGCATGGTGTTTCAACACTTTTCGCTGTTCGAAACCTTGAGCGTGGCGCAAAACATCGCCCTGGCCATGGGCGCCGCAGCCGGCACGCCGAAACAGCTTGAACCGAAAATTCGCGAAGTCTCCCGGCGCTATGGCATGGCGCTGGAGCCGGAGCGACTTGTCCACAGCCTGTCCATTGGCGAGCGCCAGCGGGTGGAGATCATTCGGTGCCTGATGCAGGACATCCGTCTGCTGATTCTCGACGAACCGACGTCGGTGCTGACCCCGCAAGAAGCCGACGACCTGTTCATCACCCTGCGCCGGCTGGCCGCCGAAGGCTGCAGCATTCTGTTTATCAGCCACAAACTCGGCGAAGTCCGGGCGCTGTGCCACAGCGCCACGGTGTTGCGCGGCGGTCGGGTTGCGGGACATTGCGTACCGGCCGAGTGTTCGGATCGGCAACTGGCGCAGCTGATGGTCGGTAAGGCGGCCACCTTGATAACTGATTATCCGAAGGTGGCAGGTGGTCGTGTGTTTCTGGATATCCAAGGATTGTCCTGGCTTAACCCTGACCCGTTCGGCTGCTCGCTAAAAAATATCAGCCTTGAAGTGTGCAGCGGCGAAATCGTCGGGGTCGCCGGGGTTGCGGGCAACGGTCAAGACGAGTTGCTGGCGTTGCTCAGCGGCGAAGCACGACTCAACCGCAACGATGCGGCAACAATCAATTTCGCGGGACTGCCCGTGGCATGTTTGCATCCCGATGCCCGGCGCCGACTCGGCCTGGCATTCGTCCCCGCCGAACGCCTGGGCCATGGCGCGGTGCCGCAGCTGAGCCTGGCGGACAACGCCCTGCTCACGGCCTTTCAACAAGGGCTGGTGAGCAAAGGGATGATCCGGCGCAGTAAAGTCGAAGCGCTGGCGGAAGCGATCATCCACCGTTTCGGCGTGAAAACACCGGACACCCGCACGCCTGCCAAAAGCCTGTCGGGCGGCAATCTGCAGAAATTCATTCTTGGCCGGGAAATTCTCCAGCAGCCCAAACTGCTGGTGGCCGCACACCCGACCTGGGGAGTGGATGTCGGCGCCGCCGCGACCATTCACCGGGCGCTGATTGCCCTGCGCGATGCTGGCGCGGCGATCCTGGTGATTTCCGAAGATCTCGACGAACTGTTTCAAATTGCCGATCGCCTCGGCGCCTTGTGCGGCGGACGCCTGTCGCCACTGCACGCCACGGTCGATACCCGGCTTTCGGATGTCGGCGGCTGGATGGCCGGCCAGTTCAATGCCCCTCATTCACCTGTGCCTGCCACGGCTTAA
- a CDS encoding YigZ family protein, translating into MPFTLSGLCEYREEIRKSRFITFAAPIASPADAQAFIEQHSDLNASHNCWAWKLGDQYRSNDDGEPGGTAGRPILAAIEAQDCDQVAVLVIRWYGGIQLGTGGLARAYGGGATKCLQAAPKVELISRVAVSCACAFGELTLVKLRVAEMGGLVVEETFTANGVELRLAVGESQIDTLQAQLADLSRGRILLQR; encoded by the coding sequence ATGCCTTTTACCCTCAGCGGCTTGTGCGAATACCGCGAAGAAATTCGTAAAAGCCGCTTCATCACCTTCGCGGCGCCCATCGCCAGCCCCGCCGACGCGCAGGCGTTCATCGAACAGCACAGTGACCTGAACGCCTCGCACAACTGCTGGGCCTGGAAACTCGGCGATCAATATCGCAGCAATGACGATGGCGAGCCCGGAGGCACCGCTGGCCGGCCGATTCTGGCAGCCATCGAGGCGCAGGATTGCGATCAGGTCGCGGTGCTGGTCATCCGCTGGTACGGCGGCATTCAACTGGGTACCGGTGGATTGGCTCGGGCTTATGGCGGGGGCGCGACCAAGTGTTTGCAGGCTGCGCCGAAGGTTGAGCTGATCAGTCGGGTGGCCGTCAGTTGTGCCTGTGCTTTTGGTGAGCTGACGCTGGTGAAATTGCGGGTGGCGGAAATGGGTGGGTTGGTGGTGGAGGAGACGTTTACTGCCAATGGCGTTGAATTGCGGTTGGCGGTAGGTGAATCGCAAATAGACACTTTGCAAGCGCAACTCGCGGATTTGAGCCGCGGGCGGATTTTGTTGCAGCGCTAG
- a CDS encoding TetR/AcrR family transcriptional regulator — translation MTFEVPAHGGKPASRIRQKNEETILKAAEDEFARHGFKGTSMNTIAQNAGLPKANLHYYFTNKLGLYVAVLSNIIQLWDSTFNTLTAEDDPAEALTRYIRAKMEFSRRQPQASRIFAMEVISGGECLTEYFNQDYRAWFQGRAGVFQAWIDAGKMDPVDPVHLIFLLWGSTQHYADFATQICRVSGRTKLTKQDMEDAGNNLIRIILKGCGLTPAI, via the coding sequence ATGACCTTTGAAGTCCCCGCCCACGGCGGCAAACCTGCCAGCCGCATTCGTCAAAAGAACGAAGAGACGATTCTCAAAGCCGCCGAAGACGAGTTCGCCCGTCACGGGTTCAAAGGCACCAGCATGAACACCATCGCCCAGAATGCCGGGTTGCCCAAAGCCAACCTGCACTACTACTTCACCAACAAACTGGGGTTGTACGTGGCGGTGCTGAGCAACATCATCCAATTGTGGGACAGCACCTTCAACACCCTGACGGCCGAGGATGATCCGGCCGAGGCGCTGACCCGCTACATTCGCGCCAAAATGGAGTTCTCCCGACGCCAACCACAAGCCTCGCGCATTTTCGCCATGGAAGTGATCAGTGGCGGCGAATGCCTGACCGAGTATTTCAACCAAGATTATCGCGCCTGGTTCCAGGGCCGCGCGGGCGTGTTCCAGGCGTGGATCGACGCGGGCAAAATGGACCCTGTCGACCCGGTGCACCTGATCTTCCTGCTGTGGGGCAGCACCCAGCATTATGCCGACTTCGCCACGCAGATCTGCCGAGTCAGCGGCCGCACCAAGTTGACCAAGCAAGACATGGAAGACGCTGGCAACAACCTGATCCGCATCATCCTCAAGGGCTGCGGCCTGACACCTGCCATTTAA
- a CDS encoding LysR family transcriptional regulator produces MNTRRPDPLAQVSDFDIRLLRIFRSVVECGGFSAAESVLGIGRSAISQQMSDLEQRLGLRLCQRGRAGFSLTEEGREVYHSALQLLSALESFRTEVNGLHQHLRGELTIGLTDNLVTLPHMRITHALAQLKERGPDVQIQIRMIAPNEVEQGVLDGRLHVGVVPQASALSGLEYQPLYSERSLLYCAVGHPLFYVDDKQLDDERLNSQDAIAPTFRLPAEIQAHYQALNCTASASDREGMAFLILTGRYIGYLPDHYASLWVQQGRLRALKPTARFYDLSLASVTRKGRRPHLVLESFLESLAATR; encoded by the coding sequence ATGAACACTCGCCGCCCCGATCCGCTGGCGCAAGTCAGCGACTTTGATATCCGCCTGCTGCGCATTTTTCGCAGCGTCGTGGAGTGTGGCGGCTTCTCGGCGGCGGAATCGGTGCTGGGCATCGGTCGCTCGGCCATCAGCCAGCAGATGAGCGATCTGGAACAGCGTCTTGGCCTGCGTCTATGCCAGCGCGGTCGTGCAGGGTTTTCCCTGACCGAGGAAGGCCGCGAGGTTTATCACTCGGCGTTACAACTATTAAGTGCACTGGAAAGTTTTCGTACCGAGGTCAATGGCCTGCACCAGCACTTGCGCGGCGAACTGACCATCGGCCTGACCGACAACCTGGTCACCCTGCCGCACATGCGTATCACCCATGCCCTGGCGCAATTGAAGGAACGCGGGCCGGACGTGCAGATCCAGATCCGCATGATCGCGCCCAATGAAGTTGAACAAGGCGTGCTCGACGGTCGCTTGCATGTTGGTGTGGTGCCGCAGGCCAGTGCGCTGTCGGGCCTGGAATATCAACCGCTCTACAGTGAACGCTCATTGCTGTATTGCGCGGTGGGCCATCCGCTGTTTTATGTCGACGACAAGCAACTGGACGATGAACGCCTCAACAGTCAGGACGCCATCGCCCCGACCTTCCGCCTGCCCGCCGAGATCCAGGCCCACTATCAGGCGCTCAATTGCACGGCCAGCGCGTCTGATCGCGAAGGCATGGCGTTCCTGATTCTGACCGGGCGTTATATCGGCTACCTGCCTGATCACTACGCCAGCCTCTGGGTACAGCAAGGTCGCCTGCGCGCATTGAAACCCACGGCGCGTTTTTATGACTTGAGCCTCGCCTCCGTCACCCGCAAGGGCCGGCGCCCGCATCTGGTGCTGGAAAGTTTTCTGGAGAGCCTGGCGGCGACCCGCTGA
- a CDS encoding aspartate aminotransferase family protein: MNMPENAKSTLASQLKLDAHWMPYTANRNFQRDPRLIVAAEGSWLIDDKGRKVYDSLSGLWTCGAGHTRKEIQEAVAKQLGTLDYSPGFQYGHPLSFQLAEKITDLTPGNLNHVFFTDSGSECADTAVKMVRAYWRLKGQATKTKMIGRARGYHGVNIAGTSLGGVNGNRKLFGQGLMDVDHLPHTLLASNAYSRGMPKEGGIALADELLKLIELHDASNIAAVFVEPMAGSAGVLVPPQGYLKRLREICDQHNILLVFDEVITGFGRTGAMFGADSFGVTPDLMCIAKQVTNGAIPMGAVIASTEIYQTFMNQATPEYAVEFPHGYTYSAHPVACAAGLAALDLLQKENLVQSVAEVAPHFENALHGLKGSKNVVDIRNYGLAGAIQIAPRDGDAIVRPFEAGMALWKAGFYVRFGGDTLQFGPTFNSKPQDLDRLFDAVGEVLNKID, from the coding sequence ATGAACATGCCCGAAAACGCCAAGTCGACTCTGGCCAGCCAGCTCAAGCTCGACGCGCACTGGATGCCTTACACCGCCAACCGTAACTTCCAGCGCGACCCGCGACTGATCGTGGCCGCCGAGGGCAGTTGGCTGATAGACGACAAGGGTCGCAAGGTATATGACTCGTTGTCCGGCTTGTGGACCTGCGGCGCAGGGCACACCCGCAAGGAAATCCAGGAAGCGGTGGCCAAGCAATTGGGCACGCTCGATTACTCGCCAGGCTTCCAGTACGGCCACCCGCTGTCATTCCAGCTTGCAGAGAAAATCACCGACCTGACGCCGGGTAATCTGAATCATGTGTTCTTCACCGACTCGGGCTCCGAGTGTGCGGACACCGCAGTGAAGATGGTGCGCGCCTACTGGCGTCTGAAGGGTCAGGCGACCAAGACCAAAATGATCGGCCGTGCCCGTGGCTACCACGGTGTGAACATCGCCGGGACCAGCCTCGGCGGGGTGAATGGCAACCGTAAATTGTTCGGCCAGGGTTTGATGGACGTCGATCACCTGCCGCACACCTTGCTGGCCAGCAATGCCTATTCCCGTGGCATGCCGAAAGAGGGCGGTATCGCCCTGGCGGATGAACTGCTGAAGTTGATCGAGCTGCACGACGCGTCGAACATCGCCGCGGTGTTCGTTGAGCCGATGGCCGGTTCCGCTGGCGTGCTGGTGCCTCCGCAGGGTTATCTCAAACGTCTGCGCGAGATCTGCGATCAGCACAACATCCTGCTGGTGTTCGACGAAGTAATTACCGGTTTTGGTCGTACAGGCGCGATGTTTGGCGCCGACAGCTTTGGCGTGACGCCCGACCTGATGTGCATTGCCAAGCAAGTCACCAACGGCGCGATCCCGATGGGCGCGGTGATTGCCAGCACCGAGATCTACCAGACCTTCATGAACCAGGCGACGCCTGAGTACGCGGTGGAATTCCCGCACGGCTACACCTACTCGGCGCACCCGGTGGCTTGTGCCGCTGGCCTGGCGGCACTCGACCTGCTGCAAAAGGAAAACCTGGTGCAGAGCGTGGCCGAAGTCGCACCGCACTTCGAAAACGCATTGCATGGCTTGAAGGGCTCGAAGAACGTCGTCGACATTCGTAACTACGGGCTGGCCGGCGCGATCCAGATTGCTCCGCGTGACGGCGATGCAATTGTGCGTCCGTTCGAGGCGGGCATGGCGCTCTGGAAAGCCGGGTTCTACGTGCGCTTTGGCGGCGACACCCTGCAGTTCGGCCCAACCTTCAATAGCAAGCCGCAAGACCTGGATCGTCTGTTCGACGCGGTCGGCGAAGTGCTGAACAAGATCGACTGA
- a CDS encoding CoA-acylating methylmalonate-semialdehyde dehydrogenase — translation MSVIPHLINGELVTETGRTADVFNPSTGQAIHKLPLASRETIQKAIDSAKAAFPAWRNTPPAKRAQVMFRFKQLLEQNEARISQLISEEHGKTLEDAAGELKRGIENVEFACAAPEILKGEYSRNVGPNIDAWSDFQPLGVVAGITPFNFPAMVPLWMYPLAIVCGNCFILKPSERDPSSTLLIAQLLLEAGLPKGVLNVVHGDKAAVDALIEAPEVKALSFVGSTPIAEYIYAEGTKRGKRVQALGGAKNHAVLMPDADLDNAVSALMGAAYGSCGERCMAISVAVCVGDQVADALVAKLVPQIKALKIGAGTSCGLDMGPLVTGQARDKVSGYVEDGVAAGATLVVDGRGLSVAGHEEGFFLGGCLFDNVTPEMRIYKEEIFGPVLCVVRVSSLEEAMQLINDHEYGNGTCIFTRDGEAARLFCDEIEVGMVGVNVPLPVPVAYHSFGGWKRSLFGDLHAYGPDGVRFYTRRKAITQRWPQRASHEASQFAFPSL, via the coding sequence ATGAGCGTTATTCCGCATTTGATCAATGGTGAGCTGGTCACCGAAACCGGTCGTACCGCCGACGTGTTCAACCCGTCCACCGGTCAGGCGATCCACAAACTGCCGCTGGCCAGCCGCGAGACCATTCAGAAAGCCATCGATTCGGCCAAGGCGGCATTCCCGGCCTGGCGCAACACGCCACCGGCCAAACGTGCGCAGGTGATGTTCCGCTTCAAGCAACTGCTGGAGCAGAACGAAGCGCGCATCTCGCAGCTGATCAGTGAAGAGCACGGCAAGACCCTGGAAGACGCCGCCGGTGAATTGAAGCGCGGCATCGAGAACGTCGAGTTCGCCTGCGCTGCGCCGGAAATCCTCAAGGGCGAGTACAGCCGCAACGTCGGGCCGAACATTGATGCCTGGTCGGATTTCCAGCCGCTGGGTGTCGTGGCCGGTATCACGCCGTTCAACTTCCCGGCCATGGTGCCGCTGTGGATGTACCCGCTGGCGATCGTTTGCGGTAACTGCTTCATCCTCAAACCGTCGGAGCGTGATCCGAGCTCGACCTTGCTGATCGCCCAGTTGCTGCTGGAAGCCGGTTTGCCCAAAGGCGTGCTGAACGTGGTTCATGGCGACAAGGCCGCGGTGGATGCGCTGATCGAAGCGCCGGAAGTCAAGGCGCTGAGCTTTGTCGGTTCGACGCCGATTGCCGAATACATCTACGCCGAAGGCACCAAGCGCGGGAAACGCGTCCAGGCTCTCGGCGGAGCGAAGAACCACGCGGTGCTGATGCCGGATGCGGATCTGGACAACGCTGTCAGTGCATTGATGGGCGCGGCTTATGGCTCGTGTGGCGAGCGCTGCATGGCGATTTCGGTGGCGGTGTGTGTCGGTGACCAGGTGGCGGATGCGCTGGTGGCCAAACTGGTGCCGCAGATCAAGGCATTGAAGATCGGCGCGGGCACTTCGTGCGGTCTGGACATGGGGCCGCTGGTGACCGGGCAGGCGCGTGACAAGGTCAGTGGTTATGTCGAAGACGGCGTGGCTGCAGGTGCGACGCTGGTGGTTGATGGTCGCGGGTTGAGCGTTGCCGGTCATGAGGAAGGCTTCTTCCTGGGTGGCTGCCTGTTCGACAACGTCACCCCTGAGATGCGCATCTATAAAGAAGAGATCTTCGGGCCGGTGCTTTGTGTCGTTCGAGTCAGCAGCCTGGAAGAGGCGATGCAACTGATCAACGATCACGAGTACGGTAATGGCACCTGCATCTTTACCCGTGATGGGGAAGCGGCACGGTTGTTCTGTGACGAAATCGAAGTCGGCATGGTAGGCGTCAACGTGCCATTGCCGGTACCGGTGGCTTACCACAGCTTTGGTGGCTGGAAGCGGTCGCTGTTTGGCGATCTGCATGCTTATGGTCCGGATGGCGTGCGCTTCTACACTCGCCGCAAGGCCATTACCCAGCGCTGGCCGCAGCGTGCGAGCCACGAAGCATCGCAGTTCGCATTCCCCAGCTTGTAA